The Desulfatibacillum aliphaticivorans DSM 15576 genome includes a window with the following:
- a CDS encoding hydantoinase/oxoprolinase family protein, which yields MILGLDVGGTQTDAVVLEDGHVRAHTKTVNRPELLETLGQSLDKTLAGIEPDKIQRMVFSTTMATNAVVMDNMDPAGMIVSAGPGMNPEWFSVGPSYHVVEGCMDHRGTEVMALDKSQVKEAIREMEKAGVNACGIVCKFSVRNPHQELQLEEWLGDQFGYKALGHRFSGSLNFPRRIATAYLNAALHKLHTKFISSLETTLTERGLNAPRYLMKPDGGTIRLDKSCEFPAQTAQSGPAASVMGALALDGCKGVTLVLDIGGTTTDMALVLDGLPLWVPNGIRIGEHRTSIRSLLTRSVGFGGDSEVKVDDGKKLSIGPIRRGEAMAFGGPMPTPTDAMITLGLMEEGDKDLARKAMEDIGAQLSLDAEKAAKIILEETTKGMTKAVIDFVKRINSRPVYTIHEVIEGIKIDPDRIVVLGAPAPIVAPMLEKAFNIPCVVPPHYQVANAVGAAAAKVTAEISLQADTQRGSMVIPEVGLESAIARDFTMAAAMEQAKEALFSRGLAVGADPGDQEFAVIEKEEFNMIRGGYRVGKNIRLKLALVPGLIPDCNCGGQQL from the coding sequence ATGATTCTAGGACTTGACGTTGGCGGAACCCAGACCGACGCCGTTGTGTTGGAAGACGGCCATGTCCGGGCTCACACAAAAACGGTTAATCGCCCGGAACTTCTCGAAACATTAGGACAATCCCTCGACAAAACCCTGGCTGGAATAGAACCGGATAAAATTCAACGCATGGTGTTTTCCACCACCATGGCCACCAACGCCGTGGTGATGGACAACATGGACCCGGCGGGCATGATCGTTTCGGCGGGACCGGGCATGAATCCGGAATGGTTCAGCGTCGGCCCCTCCTATCATGTGGTGGAAGGGTGCATGGACCACCGGGGAACCGAGGTGATGGCCCTGGATAAAAGCCAGGTTAAAGAAGCCATCCGGGAAATGGAAAAGGCGGGCGTAAACGCCTGCGGCATCGTGTGCAAGTTTTCGGTCCGCAACCCCCATCAGGAATTGCAGTTGGAGGAATGGCTGGGCGATCAATTCGGGTACAAAGCGCTCGGCCATCGCTTCTCCGGCAGCCTAAACTTTCCCAGGCGCATAGCAACCGCCTATTTAAACGCGGCCTTGCACAAACTGCATACAAAATTCATTTCCTCCCTGGAAACCACGCTCACGGAAAGAGGACTGAACGCCCCCCGGTACTTGATGAAACCGGACGGCGGAACAATCCGTTTGGATAAGAGCTGCGAGTTTCCCGCCCAGACCGCCCAGTCCGGTCCGGCAGCCAGCGTCATGGGCGCTCTGGCTTTGGACGGGTGCAAAGGCGTGACTCTGGTCCTGGACATCGGCGGAACCACCACGGATATGGCCCTTGTTTTGGACGGCCTGCCTTTGTGGGTGCCGAACGGCATTCGCATCGGCGAACACAGGACTTCCATCCGCTCCCTGCTGACCCGTTCCGTGGGCTTTGGCGGAGACTCGGAAGTCAAGGTGGATGACGGCAAAAAGCTGTCCATCGGTCCTATACGCCGGGGCGAGGCCATGGCTTTCGGCGGCCCCATGCCCACTCCTACGGACGCCATGATTACCCTGGGACTTATGGAGGAAGGGGATAAGGATCTGGCCCGAAAGGCCATGGAGGACATCGGCGCCCAGCTATCTCTGGACGCAGAAAAAGCAGCCAAAATAATCCTGGAGGAAACCACCAAGGGCATGACCAAGGCGGTCATCGACTTTGTTAAAAGAATCAACTCCAGGCCCGTATACACCATTCATGAAGTCATTGAAGGCATCAAAATTGATCCCGACCGCATTGTGGTGCTTGGCGCTCCCGCGCCTATTGTCGCGCCCATGCTGGAAAAAGCCTTTAACATCCCTTGCGTCGTGCCGCCCCATTACCAGGTGGCCAACGCCGTGGGCGCCGCCGCAGCCAAGGTTACGGCGGAAATTTCGCTCCAGGCGGACACCCAGCGTGGATCCATGGTGATTCCCGAAGTGGGATTGGAAAGCGCCATTGCCAGGGATTTTACCATGGCGGCGGCCATGGAGCAGGCCAAGGAGGCGTTATTCTCCAGAGGACTGGCCGTGGGCGCGGACCCCGGCGACCAGGAGTTCGCCGTTATAGAAAAAGAAGAGTTCAATATGATCCGGGGCGGGTACAGGGTTGGAAAAAACATCCGCCTGAAATTAGCGCTGGTTCCGGGTTTAATTCCTGACTGTAACTGCGGGGGGCAGCAATTATGA
- a CDS encoding HAD family hydrolase, producing the protein MTERIGAFFDFDGTLLETDSAKQGIKFLWETGLAPLPYILKVWGSSLLYKRHLLSETAMARILLSFYRGKPLDPFVDGICEFYEDMIRPQLAKNILERFLEHKKQGHVTVLISGSLRYTLEPVRADLGFDHLLCSDLETGPDGMLTGRTRGPLCIEEEKVKKARALAESENIDLARSFAYGNHQADIPLLSMVGNAFAVEPTDPLRKKADQMDWPILSYR; encoded by the coding sequence ATGACCGAACGCATTGGAGCCTTTTTTGATTTTGACGGCACGCTGCTGGAGACCGATTCCGCAAAGCAGGGCATCAAGTTTTTGTGGGAGACGGGGCTGGCGCCCCTGCCGTACATCCTGAAAGTCTGGGGCTCCAGTCTGCTTTATAAAAGGCATTTGCTGTCCGAGACGGCCATGGCGCGCATTCTTTTGAGCTTCTACAGAGGCAAGCCTTTGGATCCTTTTGTGGATGGAATCTGCGAATTTTACGAGGACATGATCCGCCCCCAACTTGCCAAAAATATCCTGGAAAGATTCCTTGAGCATAAGAAGCAAGGCCATGTCACGGTCCTGATTTCAGGCTCCCTCCGGTACACCCTGGAGCCTGTGCGGGCCGACCTGGGGTTTGACCACCTTTTATGCAGCGACCTGGAAACCGGCCCGGACGGTATGCTGACCGGGCGAACCCGGGGGCCTTTGTGCATTGAAGAGGAAAAGGTCAAAAAAGCGAGAGCCCTTGCGGAGTCCGAAAACATTGACCTCGCCAGGTCCTTTGCCTATGGAAACCATCAGGCCGACATCCCGCTCCTTTCCATGGTGGGCAACGCGTTTGCGGTGGAGCCCACCGATCCGCTCAGGAAAAAGGCCGATCAAATGGACTGGCCGATTCTATCCTATCGCTGA
- a CDS encoding histone deacetylase family protein produces the protein MIRAKRKTGLVFFPAFDWAISPTHPEREERLLYTQDQVMEEGLLDVPGIREYRVRPAKYSDLQRVHFCVPDEPSMATESHLISAGGCLVAADAVMKKEVESAFALVRPPGHHAMKVVHGNRGFCNINIEAVMVEYIRDVYGVKKIAIVDTDCHHGDGTQDVYWHDPNVLFISMHQDGRTLYPGSGFAEENGGANARGTTINIPLPPRTGEKGFLYALEELVMPLLEKFEPELVINSAGQDNHFDDPITHMNFSAKGYAELNARLKPDLAVLEGGYSVEKALPYVNVGIIMAMAGMDTSTVKEPGYDKHYAPQAPDITDYITNLMGTLKDQFLINPPAPHPAKNGEIITTSKRIFYDTDMINENQDERLVRCRDCAGALAIDSHSSKGNKMMGVHIPKDACPMCQKMAEKWVNEALDNKKFHHIFLQDRTKCTYEVLR, from the coding sequence ATGATTAGGGCGAAACGAAAAACCGGGCTTGTTTTTTTTCCCGCTTTTGACTGGGCCATCAGCCCCACCCACCCGGAAAGGGAGGAAAGGCTTTTATACACCCAGGACCAGGTCATGGAAGAGGGCCTGCTGGACGTGCCGGGCATCCGCGAATACCGGGTGCGGCCGGCTAAATACAGCGACCTGCAACGGGTGCATTTTTGCGTGCCGGACGAACCGTCCATGGCAACGGAAAGCCATTTGATTTCCGCCGGCGGCTGTCTGGTGGCTGCGGACGCGGTCATGAAAAAGGAAGTGGAGAGCGCCTTCGCCCTGGTTCGGCCTCCCGGGCATCACGCCATGAAAGTGGTTCACGGCAACCGGGGATTTTGCAACATCAACATCGAAGCGGTTATGGTGGAGTATATCCGGGACGTCTACGGCGTGAAAAAAATCGCCATTGTGGATACGGACTGCCACCACGGAGACGGCACCCAGGACGTTTACTGGCACGATCCAAACGTTCTGTTCATCTCCATGCACCAGGACGGCAGGACCTTGTATCCCGGGTCCGGCTTCGCCGAGGAAAACGGCGGCGCCAACGCCAGGGGTACGACCATCAACATTCCCCTGCCTCCCAGAACCGGCGAAAAAGGCTTTTTATACGCCCTGGAAGAACTGGTCATGCCCCTGCTTGAAAAATTCGAGCCGGAGCTTGTCATCAACTCGGCCGGCCAGGACAACCATTTTGACGACCCCATCACCCACATGAACTTCTCCGCCAAGGGATATGCGGAATTGAACGCTCGCCTTAAGCCGGACCTTGCGGTTCTGGAAGGCGGCTACTCCGTGGAAAAGGCCCTGCCCTACGTGAATGTGGGCATTATCATGGCCATGGCCGGCATGGACACATCCACGGTCAAGGAGCCCGGGTACGACAAGCATTACGCGCCCCAGGCCCCGGACATTACGGATTACATCACCAACCTCATGGGAACCTTAAAAGATCAGTTTCTGATCAATCCCCCGGCGCCGCATCCGGCAAAAAATGGGGAGATTATCACGACTTCCAAAAGAATCTTTTACGATACGGATATGATCAACGAGAACCAGGACGAACGCCTGGTCCGTTGCCGGGATTGCGCAGGGGCATTGGCCATAGACTCCCATTCCAGCAAGGGGAACAAAATGATGGGCGTCCACATTCCCAAAGACGCCTGCCCCATGTGCCAAAAGATGGCCGAAAAATGGGTGAACGAAGCCCTGGACAACAAAAAGTTCCACCACATCTTTTTGCAGGACCGCACCAAATGCACGTACGAGGTGCTTCGTTAA
- a CDS encoding DUF2325 domain-containing protein: protein MLNAHITDFEHRTGSAEEIDLSSVSREPRRLWETDKIFRCPLMGMCLTVPEQKQLLKKSGITPKGKTLYEIHEILIGSCENQNRLSRKVENLLNKKFLKEAAPLRDLDEKAFMDHWESAFRTGSYEAVLWAAAERQVLSAKNMAHIFGAVHMDMHQTAQNAAQLAKRLSAVEEQLAGVRKLHRDEVKKSKALSKENSDFAQKCAALESKISSVNEEDAFIPEKGQVERAVLLEEENAALLHRLSRLEKELAQKDARLASLEAQSEELQKELSAREEGKEQFKVQARKMINDFMQMNRCDDSCPSFNLCRKRILLVGGITKMEALYRQVVEKNGGIFEYHDGYIKGGVRDLENRLRRADVVLCPVNCNSHGACTMVKNLGKKHKKPVHMLSSSSLSMISQAVQRTAFP from the coding sequence ATGTTAAACGCGCACATCACGGACTTTGAACATCGGACCGGTTCCGCCGAAGAAATCGATCTTTCCTCGGTTTCCCGGGAGCCTCGGCGGCTGTGGGAGACGGACAAGATTTTTCGATGTCCTCTCATGGGCATGTGCCTGACTGTTCCTGAGCAGAAGCAGCTTTTAAAAAAGTCCGGCATAACGCCCAAAGGCAAAACGCTTTACGAGATCCATGAGATATTGATTGGCTCCTGTGAAAACCAAAACCGGCTCTCCCGGAAGGTTGAGAACTTGCTGAACAAGAAATTCCTGAAAGAAGCCGCCCCGTTGCGGGATCTTGACGAAAAGGCGTTCATGGATCACTGGGAAAGCGCCTTCCGGACCGGCAGCTACGAGGCGGTTCTTTGGGCGGCGGCCGAGCGCCAGGTTTTATCCGCCAAAAACATGGCGCACATTTTCGGCGCGGTTCACATGGACATGCATCAGACCGCTCAAAACGCGGCCCAGTTGGCCAAGCGCCTGTCAGCCGTGGAGGAGCAGCTTGCCGGAGTCAGGAAATTACACCGGGACGAGGTTAAGAAGAGCAAAGCCTTGAGCAAGGAAAACTCTGATTTTGCTCAAAAATGCGCGGCCTTGGAGTCCAAAATCAGCTCCGTCAATGAGGAGGACGCCTTTATCCCTGAGAAAGGACAGGTTGAACGCGCCGTCCTTTTGGAAGAGGAAAACGCGGCATTGTTGCATCGGCTGTCACGCCTTGAAAAAGAGCTGGCGCAAAAGGACGCCCGTCTGGCTTCCCTTGAAGCGCAGAGCGAGGAATTGCAAAAGGAGCTATCAGCCAGGGAAGAAGGCAAAGAGCAATTTAAGGTGCAGGCCCGAAAGATGATCAACGACTTCATGCAGATGAATCGTTGCGATGACTCGTGCCCGTCGTTCAACTTATGCCGCAAGCGCATATTGCTGGTTGGCGGCATAACAAAGATGGAAGCCTTGTACCGGCAAGTCGTGGAGAAAAACGGCGGCATTTTCGAGTATCACGACGGCTATATCAAGGGCGGTGTGCGGGATCTGGAAAATCGCCTTCGGAGGGCTGACGTGGTGCTGTGTCCGGTGAACTGCAACAGCCATGGCGCCTGCACCATGGTAAAAAATCTGGGCAAAAAGCACAAAAAGCCCGTGCACATGCTTTCCAGCTCCAGCCTGAGCATGATTTCCCAGGCCGTGCAGCGAACCGCCTTTCCCTAA